The following coding sequences lie in one Daphnia pulex isolate KAP4 chromosome 1, ASM2113471v1 genomic window:
- the LOC124194902 gene encoding TOM1-like protein 2 isoform X2: protein METVAAFFGGNPFATPIGQLIERATDASLSDENWALNIEICDMVNEQDDGPRDAVRAIKKRLQLNAGKNHTVVMHTLIVLETAVKNCGRRFHILVCSKDFVQELVKLIGPRNDPPTDLQEKVLTLIQSWSDAFQQYPELQGVTQVYQELKSKGIEFPMTNMDLMAPIITPQKTFSHAEGLSKSRSNSASVSQSVYQRPPPADPQHAAPVDVSTLSAITVSGPQLAKLQHELSMVEGNMSVLSEMLAEMSPGQEKPADLELLRELYSTCRNMQQRLVELVDRVANDEITAHLLKINDDLNNLFLRYERYEKNRQAVTQGTETLQKNSAPPIKPNELVNLSDHYQPSASAAAAALPTITTQLQGLGLKNQDESEFDMFAQSRNVTYESSKPSVGSPYGDPDLVDASLGTLTQQRQQEGVKDEDIEEMEAWLEKEPHLAEDATLTPAMKEYIKKRSAPASGAAGEEGSTRRSNNDNLFSL, encoded by the exons ATGGAGACAGTAGCTGCTTTTTTTGGGGGCAACCCTTTCGCCACACCTATCGGACAATTAATTG AACGAGCCACTGATGCTTCGTTATCCGATGAGAACTGGGCACTCAACATTGAAATTTGTGACATGGTCAATGAGCAGGATGATGGGCCAAGAGATGCTGTTAGAGCAATCAAGAAACGTTTACAACTGAATGCTGGAAAAAACCATACAGTTGTCATGCACACTCTAATA GTTCTAGAGACTGCTGTCAAGAACTGTGGGCGTCGATTCCATATATTGGTATGCAGCAAGGATTTTGTTCAAGAATTGGTGAAATTGATTG gACCAAGAAATGATCCACCAACAGACCTTCAAGAGAAAGTCTTAACTCTAATTCAGAGTTGGTCAGATGCATTTCAACAATATCCAGAACTGCAAGGAGTAACTCAAGTCTATCAGGAGTTAAAATCCAAAGGCATTGAGTTTCCAATGACTAACATGGATTTAATGGCACCAATTATAACACCACAGAAG ACGTTCAGTCATGCCGAAGGTCTTTCCAAAAGTCGCAGTAATTCTGcttcagtcagtcagtcagtttATCAGCGCCCGCCTCCAGCTGATCCTCAACATGCAGCTCCTGTTGATGTTTCCACTCTATCTGCGATTACTGTGAGTGGTCCTCAGCTAGCGAAGCTCCAGCATGAGTTGAGTATGGTCGAAGGTAACATGTCCGTCCTGTCGGAAATGTTGGCAGAGATGAGTCCCGGGCAGGAAAAACCCGCTGATTTGGAATTACTCCGTGAATTGTATTCTACATGTCGCAATATGCAGCAGCGTTTGGTAGAGTTGGTGGATCGTGTTGCAAATGACGAAATTACAGctcatcttttgaaaataaatgatgaCCTAAACAACCTTTTTCTGAG ATACGAGCGTTACGAGAAGAATAGGCAGGCGGTAACTCAGGGTACTGAGACTCTGCAAAAAAATTCAGCTCCACCAATCAAGCCCAATGAATTGGTTAATCTTTCAGATCATTACCAACCATCTGCAAGCGCAGCGGCTGCCGCGCTTCCCACGATCACTACTCAACTTCAAGGTTTAG gtttaaaaaatcaagatgAAAGCGAATTTGATATGTTTGCCCAGTCACGCAACGTAACTTATGAATCATCAAAACCTAG TGTGGGTAGTCCTTATGGAGATCCTGATCTGGTGGATGCTAGTTTAGGCACGTTGACTCAACAACGTCAACAAGAG GGAGTGAAAGACGAAGATATTGAAGAAATGGAAGCCTGGCTTGAAAAGGAG CCCCACCTTGCAGAAGATGCTACACTAACCCCTGCTATGaaagaatacataaaaaaacgtTCCGCTCCAGCGTCGGGCGCTGCTGGCGAAGAAGGATCTACTCGCCGTTCTAACAACGATAATCTATTTTCACTCTAA
- the LOC124194902 gene encoding TOM1-like protein 2 isoform X1, protein METVAAFFGGNPFATPIGQLIERATDASLSDENWALNIEICDMVNEQDDGPRDAVRAIKKRLQLNAGKNHTVVMHTLIVLETAVKNCGRRFHILVCSKDFVQELVKLIGPRNDPPTDLQEKVLTLIQSWSDAFQQYPELQGVTQVYQELKSKGIEFPMTNMDLMAPIITPQKTFSHAEGLSKSRSNSASVSQSVYQRPPPADPQHAAPVDVSTLSAITVSGPQLAKLQHELSMVEGNMSVLSEMLAEMSPGQEKPADLELLRELYSTCRNMQQRLVELVDRVANDEITAHLLKINDDLNNLFLRYERYEKNRQAVTQGTETLQKNSAPPIKPNELVNLSDHYQPSASAAAAALPTITTQLQGLGLKNQDESEFDMFAQSRNVTYESSKPSVGSPYGDPDLVDASLGTLTQQRQQEGGIFEGDDVFQGVKDEDIEEMEAWLEKEPHLAEDATLTPAMKEYIKKRSAPASGAAGEEGSTRRSNNDNLFSL, encoded by the exons ATGGAGACAGTAGCTGCTTTTTTTGGGGGCAACCCTTTCGCCACACCTATCGGACAATTAATTG AACGAGCCACTGATGCTTCGTTATCCGATGAGAACTGGGCACTCAACATTGAAATTTGTGACATGGTCAATGAGCAGGATGATGGGCCAAGAGATGCTGTTAGAGCAATCAAGAAACGTTTACAACTGAATGCTGGAAAAAACCATACAGTTGTCATGCACACTCTAATA GTTCTAGAGACTGCTGTCAAGAACTGTGGGCGTCGATTCCATATATTGGTATGCAGCAAGGATTTTGTTCAAGAATTGGTGAAATTGATTG gACCAAGAAATGATCCACCAACAGACCTTCAAGAGAAAGTCTTAACTCTAATTCAGAGTTGGTCAGATGCATTTCAACAATATCCAGAACTGCAAGGAGTAACTCAAGTCTATCAGGAGTTAAAATCCAAAGGCATTGAGTTTCCAATGACTAACATGGATTTAATGGCACCAATTATAACACCACAGAAG ACGTTCAGTCATGCCGAAGGTCTTTCCAAAAGTCGCAGTAATTCTGcttcagtcagtcagtcagtttATCAGCGCCCGCCTCCAGCTGATCCTCAACATGCAGCTCCTGTTGATGTTTCCACTCTATCTGCGATTACTGTGAGTGGTCCTCAGCTAGCGAAGCTCCAGCATGAGTTGAGTATGGTCGAAGGTAACATGTCCGTCCTGTCGGAAATGTTGGCAGAGATGAGTCCCGGGCAGGAAAAACCCGCTGATTTGGAATTACTCCGTGAATTGTATTCTACATGTCGCAATATGCAGCAGCGTTTGGTAGAGTTGGTGGATCGTGTTGCAAATGACGAAATTACAGctcatcttttgaaaataaatgatgaCCTAAACAACCTTTTTCTGAG ATACGAGCGTTACGAGAAGAATAGGCAGGCGGTAACTCAGGGTACTGAGACTCTGCAAAAAAATTCAGCTCCACCAATCAAGCCCAATGAATTGGTTAATCTTTCAGATCATTACCAACCATCTGCAAGCGCAGCGGCTGCCGCGCTTCCCACGATCACTACTCAACTTCAAGGTTTAG gtttaaaaaatcaagatgAAAGCGAATTTGATATGTTTGCCCAGTCACGCAACGTAACTTATGAATCATCAAAACCTAG TGTGGGTAGTCCTTATGGAGATCCTGATCTGGTGGATGCTAGTTTAGGCACGTTGACTCAACAACGTCAACAAGAG GGAGGTATCTTTGAAGGTGATGATGTCTTTCAG GGAGTGAAAGACGAAGATATTGAAGAAATGGAAGCCTGGCTTGAAAAGGAG CCCCACCTTGCAGAAGATGCTACACTAACCCCTGCTATGaaagaatacataaaaaaacgtTCCGCTCCAGCGTCGGGCGCTGCTGGCGAAGAAGGATCTACTCGCCGTTCTAACAACGATAATCTATTTTCACTCTAA
- the LOC124194902 gene encoding TOM1-like protein 2 isoform X3, protein METVAAFFGGNPFATPIGQLIERATDASLSDENWALNIEICDMVNEQDDGPRDAVRAIKKRLQLNAGKNHTVVMHTLIVLETAVKNCGRRFHILVCSKDFVQELVKLIGPRNDPPTDLQEKVLTLIQSWSDAFQQYPELQGVTQVYQELKSKGIEFPMTNMDLMAPIITPQKTFSHAEGLSKSRSNSASVSQSVYQRPPPADPQHAAPVDVSTLSAITVSGPQLAKLQHELSMVEGNMSVLSEMLAEMSPGQEKPADLELLRELYSTCRNMQQRLVELVDRVANDEITAHLLKINDDLNNLFLRYERYEKNRQAVTQGTETLQKNSAPPIKPNELVNLSDHYQPSASAAAAALPTITTQLQGLGLKNQDESEFDMFAQSRNVTYESSKPRE, encoded by the exons ATGGAGACAGTAGCTGCTTTTTTTGGGGGCAACCCTTTCGCCACACCTATCGGACAATTAATTG AACGAGCCACTGATGCTTCGTTATCCGATGAGAACTGGGCACTCAACATTGAAATTTGTGACATGGTCAATGAGCAGGATGATGGGCCAAGAGATGCTGTTAGAGCAATCAAGAAACGTTTACAACTGAATGCTGGAAAAAACCATACAGTTGTCATGCACACTCTAATA GTTCTAGAGACTGCTGTCAAGAACTGTGGGCGTCGATTCCATATATTGGTATGCAGCAAGGATTTTGTTCAAGAATTGGTGAAATTGATTG gACCAAGAAATGATCCACCAACAGACCTTCAAGAGAAAGTCTTAACTCTAATTCAGAGTTGGTCAGATGCATTTCAACAATATCCAGAACTGCAAGGAGTAACTCAAGTCTATCAGGAGTTAAAATCCAAAGGCATTGAGTTTCCAATGACTAACATGGATTTAATGGCACCAATTATAACACCACAGAAG ACGTTCAGTCATGCCGAAGGTCTTTCCAAAAGTCGCAGTAATTCTGcttcagtcagtcagtcagtttATCAGCGCCCGCCTCCAGCTGATCCTCAACATGCAGCTCCTGTTGATGTTTCCACTCTATCTGCGATTACTGTGAGTGGTCCTCAGCTAGCGAAGCTCCAGCATGAGTTGAGTATGGTCGAAGGTAACATGTCCGTCCTGTCGGAAATGTTGGCAGAGATGAGTCCCGGGCAGGAAAAACCCGCTGATTTGGAATTACTCCGTGAATTGTATTCTACATGTCGCAATATGCAGCAGCGTTTGGTAGAGTTGGTGGATCGTGTTGCAAATGACGAAATTACAGctcatcttttgaaaataaatgatgaCCTAAACAACCTTTTTCTGAG ATACGAGCGTTACGAGAAGAATAGGCAGGCGGTAACTCAGGGTACTGAGACTCTGCAAAAAAATTCAGCTCCACCAATCAAGCCCAATGAATTGGTTAATCTTTCAGATCATTACCAACCATCTGCAAGCGCAGCGGCTGCCGCGCTTCCCACGATCACTACTCAACTTCAAGGTTTAG gtttaaaaaatcaagatgAAAGCGAATTTGATATGTTTGCCCAGTCACGCAACGTAACTTATGAATCATCAAAACCTAG GGAGTGA
- the LOC124194884 gene encoding protein disulfide-isomerase-like isoform X2, giving the protein MKFLLLLAFAVLVRTDDIKKDQGVLVLEKDTFQSAITDNKFILVEFYAPWCGHCKALEPEYIKAAQKLRDINSDIQLGKVDATEQAELAEENKIRGYPTLKFYRDGKPSDYNGGRTADEIVNWLLKKTGPAAKAIATVDEAKEFASASDVAVLGLFKDLESDAAKQYLAAAQEVDDFRFAISADADVLKEYEVSSDAAVFLLKKVDDPKVAFDGEFTSEAIVKFVKTESLPLVIEFNHESAQKIFGGEIKNHLLIFVGKSHADAEKITQAARDVAKLFKGKVLFVTVDTDEDDHQRILEFFGMKKSELPAMRLIHLEEEMTKYKPSSEELTLDAMKDFVQDFIDGKVKPHLLSEDIPEDWDKTPVKTLVSKNFDSVAFNKDKDVLVEFYAPWCGHCKQLVPIYDELGEKYKDHESIVIAKMDSTANELEHTKIQSFPTIKLYQKGDNKVIPYTGARTLDGFVEFLEQSLKTPSTDEEEEEKDVPAKDEL; this is encoded by the exons ATGAAATTCCTTTTGCTGTTAGCGTTCGCCGTCTTGGTGAGGACTGATGACATAAAAAAGGACCAAGGAGTCCTGGTTTTAGAGAAAGACACCTTCCAGTCTGCCATTACTGACAACAAGTTCATCTTGGTTGAATTCT ATGCCCCATGGTGTGGTCACTGTAAAGCATTGGAGCCGGAGTACATCAAGGCCGCCCAGAAGCTGAGAGATATCAATTCTGACATTCAGTTGGGCAAAGTTGATGCAACTGAGCAAGCCGAACTCGCTGAAGAGAACAAAATTCGCGGTTACCCCACTCTTAAATTCTACCGCGACGGAAAGCCTTCAGACTACAATG GCGGTCGTACGGCTGATGAAATCGTCAACTGGTTGCTGAAGAAAACTGGCCCTGCTGCCAAAGCTATTGCCACCGTTGATGAGGCCAAGGAGTTTGCTTCAGCCAGCGATGTTGCCGTTCTCGGTCTCTTCAAG gATCTTGAATCTGATGCCGCTAAGCAATACCTAGCCGCTGCTCAGGAAGTCGACGATTTCCGATTTGCCATCTCTGCTGATGCTGATGTCCTTAAGGAGTACGAAGTTTCTTCCGATGCTGCTGTCTTCCTCCTCAAGAAGGTCGATGATCCCAAAGTTGCTTTCGATGGTGAATTCACTTCAGAAGCTATCGTCAAGTTTGTCAAGACCGAATCTTTGCCTTTGGTTATTGAATTCAACCACGAAAGCGCACAGAAGATCTTCGGCGGAGAGATCAAGAACCACTTGCTCATCTTCGTTGGCAAGAGCCACGCTGATGCCGAGAAAATCACCCAGGCTGCCCGTGATGTTGCCAAGCTCTTCAAGGGCAAG GTCTTGTTCGTCACAGTCGACACCGATGAGGATGATCACCAACGTATCCTCGAATTCTTCGGCATGAAGAAGAGCGAACTCCCCGCTATGCGTCTGATCCATTTGGAAGAGGAGATGACCAAATACAAGCCTTCCTCCGAGGAACTCACCTTGGACGCCATGAAGGACTTCGTTCAGGACTTTATCGATGGCAAAGTCAAGCCCCATTTGCTCTCTGAAGACATTCCGGAAGACTGGGATAAGACTCCCGTCAAAACCCTCGTTTCCAAGAACTTTGATTCCGTCGCATTCAACAAGGATAAGGATGTTTTGGTCGAATTTTACGCTCCAtg gtgCGGACACTGCAAGCAATTGGTCCCCATCTACGACGAACTTGGTGAGAAGTACAAGGACCATGAAAGCATTGTCATCGCCAAGATGGATTCAACAGCCAACGAATTGGAACACACAAAGATCCAATCTTTCCCCACAATTAAGCTTTACCAGAAGGGAGACAACAAG GTGATCCCTTACACGGGTGCACGCACTTTGGACGGCTTTGTAGAGTTTCTAGAGCAGAGTCTTAAGACACCATCCACA gatgaggaagaagaagagaaggatgTTCCAGCCAAGGATGAATTATAA
- the LOC124194884 gene encoding protein disulfide-isomerase-like isoform X1 produces MKFLLLLAFAVLVRTDDIKKDQGVLVLEKDTFQSAITDNKFILVEFYAPWCGHCKALEPEYIKAAQKLRDINSDIQLGKVDATEQAELAEENKIRGYPTLKFYRDGKPSDYNGGRTADEIVNWLLKKTGPAAKAIATVDEAKEFASASDVAVLGLFKDLESDAAKQYLAAAQEVDDFRFAISADADVLKEYEVSSDAAVFLLKKVDDPKVAFDGEFTSEAIVKFVKTESLPLVIEFNHESAQKIFGGEIKNHLLIFVGKSHADAEKITQAARDVAKLFKGKVLFVTVDTDEDDHQRILEFFGMKKSELPAMRLIHLEEEMTKYKPSSEELTLDAMKDFVQDFIDGKVKPHLLSEDIPEDWDKTPVKTLVSKNFDSVAFNKDKDVLVEFYAPWCGHCKQLVPIYDELGEKYKDHESIVIAKMDSTANELEHTKIQSFPTIKLYQKGDNKVVEYNGERTLAGLSKFLETGGTYGQAAPEEDEEEEEKDVPAKDEL; encoded by the exons ATGAAATTCCTTTTGCTGTTAGCGTTCGCCGTCTTGGTGAGGACTGATGACATAAAAAAGGACCAAGGAGTCCTGGTTTTAGAGAAAGACACCTTCCAGTCTGCCATTACTGACAACAAGTTCATCTTGGTTGAATTCT ATGCCCCATGGTGTGGTCACTGTAAAGCATTGGAGCCGGAGTACATCAAGGCCGCCCAGAAGCTGAGAGATATCAATTCTGACATTCAGTTGGGCAAAGTTGATGCAACTGAGCAAGCCGAACTCGCTGAAGAGAACAAAATTCGCGGTTACCCCACTCTTAAATTCTACCGCGACGGAAAGCCTTCAGACTACAATG GCGGTCGTACGGCTGATGAAATCGTCAACTGGTTGCTGAAGAAAACTGGCCCTGCTGCCAAAGCTATTGCCACCGTTGATGAGGCCAAGGAGTTTGCTTCAGCCAGCGATGTTGCCGTTCTCGGTCTCTTCAAG gATCTTGAATCTGATGCCGCTAAGCAATACCTAGCCGCTGCTCAGGAAGTCGACGATTTCCGATTTGCCATCTCTGCTGATGCTGATGTCCTTAAGGAGTACGAAGTTTCTTCCGATGCTGCTGTCTTCCTCCTCAAGAAGGTCGATGATCCCAAAGTTGCTTTCGATGGTGAATTCACTTCAGAAGCTATCGTCAAGTTTGTCAAGACCGAATCTTTGCCTTTGGTTATTGAATTCAACCACGAAAGCGCACAGAAGATCTTCGGCGGAGAGATCAAGAACCACTTGCTCATCTTCGTTGGCAAGAGCCACGCTGATGCCGAGAAAATCACCCAGGCTGCCCGTGATGTTGCCAAGCTCTTCAAGGGCAAG GTCTTGTTCGTCACAGTCGACACCGATGAGGATGATCACCAACGTATCCTCGAATTCTTCGGCATGAAGAAGAGCGAACTCCCCGCTATGCGTCTGATCCATTTGGAAGAGGAGATGACCAAATACAAGCCTTCCTCCGAGGAACTCACCTTGGACGCCATGAAGGACTTCGTTCAGGACTTTATCGATGGCAAAGTCAAGCCCCATTTGCTCTCTGAAGACATTCCGGAAGACTGGGATAAGACTCCCGTCAAAACCCTCGTTTCCAAGAACTTTGATTCCGTCGCATTCAACAAGGATAAGGATGTTTTGGTCGAATTTTACGCTCCAtg gtgCGGACACTGCAAGCAATTGGTCCCCATCTACGACGAACTTGGTGAGAAGTACAAGGACCATGAAAGCATTGTCATCGCCAAGATGGATTCAACAGCCAACGAATTGGAACACACAAAGATCCAATCTTTCCCCACAATTAAGCTTTACCAGAAGGGAGACAACAAG GTTGTCGAGTATAATGGTGAGCGAACTTTGGCCGGCTTGAGCAAGTTCTTGGAAACCGGTGGTACTTATGGGCAGGCCGCTCCCGAGGAG gatgaggaagaagaagagaaggatgTTCCAGCCAAGGATGAATTATAA
- the LOC124194970 gene encoding luc7-like protein 3, producing the protein MASMAAQLLDELMGRNRNALPTDRTKELSYNDAEVCRYYMVRFCPHDLFHNTKADLGPCPNLHDEAVRQKYLNEAPSYTKTKFEDEFLKYCRSMLNEVERKIQKGEQRLAQSQLAKQEAGANPKSKAEEQIALLTDKISHLVKEAERLGFEGNIEQAQGLLKLSDQFKSEREALKKGEGLSFATELMLEKQMEVCKVCGAFLIVGDAPARLDDHMQGKQHVGYQKLRSAVDEITESREKARQDREMQRQKEAEDRRGRRHDDDSRRHHGKERESGSRKRSRSRSPKHRTSSHHGDRRDRGERSDRGRGEHDRHRDKDRGHSRDHRDRKRDDRPRDRDRSAHNGSKENGAGIQ; encoded by the exons atggcttCCATGGCTGCGCAACTTCTCGATGAATTAATGGGGCGAAATAGAAATGCCCTTCCAACAGATCGAACGAAAGAATTATCTTACAATGACGCCGAG GTGTGTAGGTACTATATGGTTAGGTTTTGCCCACATGATTTGTTCCATAACACGAAAGCAGATTTAGGTCCATGTCCAAATCTTCATGACGAAGCTGTGAGACAGAAATACCTTAACGAGGCACCTTCATACACAAAGACAAAATTTGAGGATGAGTTTCTCAAGTACTGTCGATCTATGCTAAATGAAGTTGAGCGCAAAATTCAAAAGGGTGAACAACGACTTGCCCAATCACAATTGGCCAAACAAGAAGCTGGTGCTAATCCCAAATCTAAAGCAGAAGAACAGATTGCTTTGCTAACTGACAAGATTAGTCATCTGGTGAAGGAAGCTGAACGTCTAGGATTTGAAGGCAACATTGAACAAGCTCAAGGACTGTTGAAACTTAGTGACCAATTCAAGAGTGAACGAGAAGCTctaaagaaaggggaaggcCTTTCATTT gCAACAGAACTGATgctagaaaaacaaatggaagTCTGCAAAGTCTGTGGtgcttttttaattgttgGTGATGCCCCAGCTCGACTTGATGATCACATGCAAGGAAAACAACACGTTGGTTACCAGAAATTGCGTTCGGCAGTAGACGAGATTACG GAGAGTCGCGAGAAGGCTCGCCAGGATCGAGAAATGCAACGCCAGAAAGAAGCTGAAGACCGACGCGGCCGGCGCCACGACGACGATTCACGACGTCATCATGGAAAAGAGCGCGAAAGTGGTAGCCGCAAGCGCTCTCGTTCCCGCTCACCTAAACATCGCACCTCAAGTCACCACGGCGATCGACGGGATAGAGGCGAAAGAAGTGACCGCGGTCGAGGCGAGCACGATCGCCACCGAGATAAAGATCGGGG TCATAGCAGAGATCACCGAGACAGAAAGCGAGACGACAGACCGCGCGACCGAGATCGCTCAGCACACAACG GTTCAAAGGAGAATGGGGCAGGGATTCAATAG